One segment of Anatilimnocola aggregata DNA contains the following:
- a CDS encoding NHL repeat-containing protein: MAQSSIENEGVRTPLEKAAFDNIFQLAAARASRPELKIVEGWQLTLVFSRPTLVGTSLLSASGAERSHFVAQLLRSEFAGSIAQAKPSDWQEISSVESFPADFRTTAIRVKAKRDYRGKLSWLVGKTKLSNLTPAAVGSGEQGPFGSHPNSIPLGRHWVNTGKDPRPNAPKQLQRGPISDATPSWYILSWDEAQTVSALLLSSNVDDFRLLAYRGQEGLNPAIAHASAWARVDFHSLHEQRGNGERLHDRLLTFPAVKTTALKLEMTRCDGGAVAAIGQMAALSQSALSAPPSASLAGKPIPYLQPFDGQVAMVITNAEGRTIRNLVAQVDRAKGPSVEHWDLKDHRGFTVPPGNYKWKAITSPPLGLKYQLSVYPNAPQLFPGQTPWQTGESGANGWLADHAPITSGAVSGDRVYFGAPGVEAGVCLIECDLTGRKLWGKHSFGPFVGVSRLAGDNRHLYIIERDSLHRLDPSTHKVERLTSLSSADRKGDITGFAAHQGQVAVARNSPVPWLENATRADIVDLEHCLPKLPERVPDPLGTRRVQPNPRRDFLRLLRLTGTPAGQAQVSPDKRETTFPITIDTSGEGKTQYILLAFKDPVFLGSLVLPCVGPEYLVDVSVLKPTAKYPPNPQNEDDWQSAPVKPRTGWTCIPMPPQVRTQGLRIRVRRAKDAGEDNLIDNLLAESQPKKIAIEEFDIDKPASGGSSPKVDVKKADSWFAKFEGLKLLRRRFTDVTSQAQIRVNSGEVNSVGEWDAQRKAALSAEDPGVYVMEWPSATKLAGLAIKEIDGAVTEIDVWDESNDSGSVSLTDSPGWRHVATYEQARRDSYEPSYERNDAARYLDGYVSFGGEVSTKAVRLRVVSQWADNGSPRATASLRIDQGGRSLDPRRCRIAGVAALQYLGDEAKLDTLAYQRLELRDGQTGQVVRELQVTNTNPEITGTPSSLSFNEAGSLFGIQNGTVVQIDQTTGGAKTVLPDIDGKRCIAHRLAAGPNSSLQVYVLPERVIHVYDQAGKLLRTLGHPGGQVPGPWDPEKFHKVENIVVDHQGQTWVVESQDVPRRIVQYAADGKFVREFYGNTHYGGGGVLDPADKSRLFYNHVEFAIDWQTGHSRIKNMLADRMPEDCIPMRYGGTTYLVRNPLSYNSTQSTAVVYRYLEEQGKAQLAAAFGEAVTFEQLKMPSILKLLADGKVLKDYTFLWSDRNGDGKVDAAEVVFELKANDSQPLRLGRFNEKLKCWAGNSYYQPKPGSHLEFEKVAAPESLTATYEFFSGDLLAQRAPAENLSSSQNDEQETRGVDRAGNLRWQYSTSHPGVSGLFLPPWSPGYVTNEFGIIGHAKSRAGDLGEFVVVHGNNGMWKIWTADGLLAGQILRHKFDPRSTVTSTQSTVKRDQSFNDLTAGQEHFHGYFTQTADGRDYIVYGFNYIGLWEVIGLDDFRRMSGELVVTPEEVRQIRSHQEELARREVKSQAKVMDCLPINGDEIVESAEVEDARLSLGYDREHLYLRWNVTGMGKLENSGDDFHRYFKTGACLDFQLGVDEHASHTRKAPVAGDLRLLFTVAQGQPQAVLYQPRLPNADPKEAWATRTDAGGTTQFDRVVRLTNVKLDFKPDRMQPDRYTFTAVIPLKELGWTPRDGQHLRCDWGVLTSDDGHTVKRRVYWSNTLATGTSDEAWEARLDPHLWGTLAVATKSRSDRQFDLSLPDAGRKPTAGADILDNILNQPKPNQK; the protein is encoded by the coding sequence TTGGCTCAATCATCGATCGAAAACGAGGGAGTGCGAACACCGCTGGAAAAGGCAGCGTTTGACAATATCTTTCAACTTGCCGCGGCGCGAGCGAGTCGTCCGGAGTTGAAGATTGTCGAAGGATGGCAATTAACTCTGGTATTCTCCCGGCCGACACTCGTGGGAACATCGTTGCTCAGTGCCAGTGGGGCTGAGCGTTCGCATTTTGTCGCGCAGCTATTGCGTTCTGAATTCGCAGGCAGTATAGCCCAGGCAAAGCCTTCCGACTGGCAAGAAATATCATCTGTCGAATCGTTCCCCGCAGACTTTCGAACAACAGCGATCCGTGTAAAGGCAAAACGCGACTATCGCGGCAAGTTGAGTTGGCTCGTCGGCAAGACAAAGCTCAGCAATCTCACTCCGGCTGCGGTGGGAAGCGGCGAGCAAGGTCCGTTTGGATCGCACCCCAACTCTATCCCGCTAGGCAGGCACTGGGTCAACACTGGAAAGGATCCTCGCCCAAACGCGCCGAAGCAACTTCAGCGCGGGCCAATCAGCGATGCAACACCATCGTGGTATATCCTCTCGTGGGACGAAGCGCAAACTGTCAGTGCCTTGCTGTTGAGCAGCAATGTCGATGACTTTCGCCTACTCGCTTATCGTGGTCAGGAAGGTTTGAACCCTGCGATTGCACATGCCAGCGCTTGGGCGCGGGTTGATTTCCATAGTCTGCACGAGCAACGGGGCAACGGTGAGCGATTGCACGATCGCTTGCTAACGTTCCCTGCCGTCAAGACAACGGCATTGAAACTCGAAATGACAAGGTGCGATGGCGGAGCAGTAGCCGCAATCGGTCAGATGGCCGCGTTGTCACAGTCCGCACTTTCTGCTCCGCCGTCTGCTTCGCTGGCGGGTAAGCCGATTCCTTATTTGCAGCCCTTTGATGGGCAGGTGGCAATGGTAATTACGAATGCAGAGGGCCGCACGATCCGTAACCTGGTTGCGCAAGTTGATCGAGCGAAGGGACCAAGTGTGGAACATTGGGACCTTAAGGATCATCGCGGCTTTACGGTTCCGCCCGGCAATTACAAGTGGAAGGCAATCACCTCGCCGCCACTGGGCCTCAAATACCAGTTGTCTGTCTATCCGAACGCTCCGCAGTTGTTTCCGGGCCAAACACCGTGGCAAACGGGCGAGTCGGGCGCAAACGGTTGGCTGGCCGATCATGCTCCCATTACTTCCGGAGCAGTCAGTGGTGACAGAGTGTATTTCGGTGCGCCCGGAGTAGAGGCTGGGGTTTGTCTAATTGAATGTGATCTCACGGGCCGAAAGTTGTGGGGCAAGCACAGCTTCGGACCTTTTGTGGGTGTAAGCCGACTTGCCGGCGACAATCGCCACCTTTACATCATTGAACGAGATTCGCTGCATCGCCTCGATCCTTCAACGCACAAAGTTGAACGATTGACCTCGCTGAGTTCCGCCGATCGCAAAGGGGACATTACTGGATTTGCTGCTCATCAAGGGCAAGTCGCCGTGGCGAGAAATTCGCCAGTGCCGTGGTTAGAGAACGCCACCCGCGCCGACATCGTCGATCTCGAACATTGTTTGCCCAAACTTCCTGAGCGTGTTCCCGATCCACTGGGTACGCGTCGGGTGCAACCCAATCCGCGGCGCGATTTTCTGCGATTGCTCCGCCTGACCGGAACGCCTGCCGGGCAAGCCCAAGTGTCGCCCGACAAACGCGAGACAACGTTTCCAATCACAATCGATACTTCGGGTGAAGGTAAGACTCAATACATTCTGCTCGCGTTCAAAGATCCGGTGTTTCTCGGCAGCCTGGTTCTGCCGTGCGTGGGACCCGAATACTTAGTCGACGTAAGCGTACTCAAGCCCACGGCGAAGTATCCACCGAATCCGCAAAATGAAGATGACTGGCAGTCCGCTCCCGTCAAGCCACGAACGGGTTGGACCTGCATTCCGATGCCACCTCAAGTCCGCACGCAAGGGCTGCGGATTCGTGTACGTCGGGCTAAAGATGCCGGTGAAGACAACCTGATCGACAATCTCCTAGCGGAATCGCAGCCGAAGAAAATTGCAATCGAGGAGTTCGATATCGACAAGCCCGCCAGTGGCGGTTCGTCGCCGAAAGTGGATGTCAAGAAAGCAGATAGTTGGTTTGCAAAATTCGAGGGACTCAAACTCTTAAGACGGCGTTTCACTGATGTTACATCCCAAGCCCAGATTCGCGTGAATTCTGGCGAAGTCAATTCAGTCGGCGAATGGGATGCGCAGCGCAAAGCGGCGCTTTCCGCAGAAGATCCTGGCGTCTATGTCATGGAGTGGCCCAGCGCTACCAAACTCGCTGGCCTCGCAATCAAAGAGATTGATGGCGCAGTCACTGAAATCGATGTTTGGGACGAATCGAACGATAGTGGCAGCGTGTCGCTGACGGATTCCCCTGGCTGGCGTCATGTGGCGACGTATGAGCAAGCGCGACGCGATAGTTACGAACCTTCGTACGAACGCAACGACGCTGCCCGCTATCTCGATGGTTATGTCTCGTTCGGCGGCGAAGTAAGTACCAAAGCCGTCCGTCTGCGTGTTGTCTCGCAATGGGCAGACAATGGCTCGCCGCGCGCTACCGCGTCATTGCGCATCGATCAAGGAGGGCGCAGTCTCGATCCGCGCCGCTGCCGCATTGCCGGTGTCGCAGCGCTGCAGTACCTGGGTGATGAGGCAAAGCTCGACACCTTGGCCTATCAGCGACTTGAACTTCGCGATGGTCAAACAGGTCAGGTGGTGCGCGAGTTGCAAGTCACAAATACGAACCCTGAGATCACCGGCACTCCCAGTTCTTTATCGTTTAACGAAGCAGGATCGTTATTCGGCATTCAGAATGGCACAGTAGTTCAGATCGACCAAACGACGGGGGGCGCGAAGACTGTTCTGCCCGATATCGACGGGAAGCGATGCATTGCCCACCGACTTGCAGCCGGTCCAAACAGTTCTCTGCAGGTATACGTGCTGCCCGAACGCGTGATTCACGTTTACGACCAAGCGGGCAAACTACTGCGCACTTTGGGGCACCCGGGTGGACAAGTTCCGGGGCCGTGGGATCCGGAGAAGTTTCACAAGGTTGAGAACATTGTGGTTGATCACCAAGGACAGACTTGGGTCGTGGAGAGCCAGGATGTGCCGCGGCGCATTGTCCAGTATGCAGCCGACGGCAAGTTCGTCCGCGAGTTTTATGGAAACACCCACTACGGCGGTGGTGGTGTGCTCGATCCGGCAGATAAATCACGACTCTTCTACAATCACGTGGAGTTCGCTATCGATTGGCAGACTGGGCACTCTCGCATCAAAAACATGCTTGCCGATCGGATGCCGGAAGATTGCATCCCGATGCGTTACGGCGGCACCACGTATCTGGTGCGGAACCCGCTTTCCTACAATTCCACACAAAGCACGGCAGTCGTCTATCGCTATCTCGAGGAGCAGGGCAAGGCGCAACTGGCGGCAGCCTTTGGAGAGGCAGTAACCTTCGAGCAATTGAAAATGCCCAGCATTCTCAAGCTCTTAGCCGATGGCAAAGTGCTCAAGGACTACACCTTTTTGTGGTCAGATCGCAATGGCGATGGCAAGGTTGATGCCGCCGAAGTCGTCTTCGAACTGAAAGCGAATGACAGTCAGCCACTGCGACTGGGTCGGTTTAACGAAAAGCTCAAATGCTGGGCCGGCAATAGCTACTACCAGCCCAAGCCTGGGAGTCACCTGGAGTTTGAGAAAGTAGCAGCACCTGAGTCGCTCACGGCAACCTACGAATTTTTCAGTGGCGACCTGCTGGCTCAGCGAGCGCCGGCCGAAAACCTTTCCAGCTCACAAAACGACGAACAAGAGACGCGGGGAGTCGACCGCGCAGGCAACCTGCGTTGGCAATATTCGACGTCTCACCCAGGGGTCTCTGGCTTGTTTCTGCCTCCTTGGTCGCCCGGCTACGTTACCAATGAGTTTGGCATCATCGGCCATGCGAAATCACGCGCCGGCGACCTCGGTGAGTTTGTCGTAGTTCACGGCAACAACGGCATGTGGAAAATCTGGACGGCCGACGGTTTACTTGCGGGGCAGATTCTCCGGCATAAATTCGATCCCCGGAGCACCGTTACCTCGACACAGTCCACGGTCAAGCGCGATCAATCCTTCAATGATCTGACTGCGGGCCAGGAGCACTTCCACGGATACTTCACCCAAACTGCCGATGGTCGCGACTACATTGTCTATGGTTTTAATTACATCGGTCTGTGGGAAGTAATTGGACTCGATGACTTCCGGCGAATGAGTGGAGAGCTAGTTGTGACGCCCGAAGAAGTGCGTCAGATCCGCTCTCATCAGGAAGAACTCGCCCGCCGCGAAGTAAAGAGTCAGGCTAAGGTGATGGACTGCTTGCCGATCAATGGAGATGAGATTGTAGAATCTGCAGAAGTAGAAGACGCGCGCCTCTCGCTCGGCTATGATCGCGAACACCTTTACTTGCGCTGGAATGTAACTGGCATGGGCAAGCTGGAAAACTCCGGTGACGACTTCCATCGCTATTTCAAAACAGGTGCTTGCCTCGATTTTCAGTTGGGCGTCGACGAACATGCAAGTCATACAAGGAAGGCACCAGTAGCTGGGGACCTCCGCTTGCTGTTCACCGTCGCCCAGGGTCAACCGCAGGCGGTGCTTTATCAGCCGCGCCTGCCAAACGCCGATCCCAAAGAAGCTTGGGCGACGCGAACAGATGCCGGAGGCACCACTCAATTCGATCGAGTAGTCCGCCTGACGAACGTCAAACTCGACTTCAAGCCCGATCGCATGCAACCGGATCGCTACACCTTCACCGCTGTCATTCCCTTAAAGGAACTCGGTTGGACTCCTCGCGACGGTCAGCACCTACGCTGCGACTGGGGAGTACTGACTAGTGATGACGGGCACACCGTCAAACGTCGCGTGTATTGGAGCAATACCCTCGCGACTGGCACTTCAGATGAAGCTTGGGAAGCTCGGCTCGATCCACATCTGTGGGGAACGCTGGCGGTCGCCACGAAGTCCCGCTCCGATCGCCAGTTTGACCTCTCGTTACCCGATGCCGGTCGCAAACCGACTGCAGGGGCAGATATCCTGGACAACATCCTGAATCAGCCCAAGCCAAATCAAAAGTGA
- a CDS encoding DUF1398 domain-containing protein, with amino-acid sequence MNAEQTEVIQVCARGALTGELSFPEIVGKLTQIGMERYHADYSRQEITYYKPNGDSLVVATPHPTNPTADEFMPAAVESAVRQSQRNEHTYLAFIRKTMAAGCVGYFVQITGRRVIYFGRNGESHVEHFPPAHF; translated from the coding sequence ATGAACGCGGAACAAACAGAGGTGATTCAAGTCTGCGCGCGAGGAGCGCTGACCGGTGAGTTGTCCTTTCCGGAAATCGTTGGCAAGCTCACTCAGATCGGCATGGAGCGTTATCACGCGGACTATAGCCGCCAGGAAATCACTTATTACAAGCCGAATGGCGATTCACTGGTTGTCGCCACGCCCCATCCCACAAACCCTACGGCCGATGAGTTTATGCCGGCAGCCGTTGAATCCGCCGTTCGTCAGAGCCAGCGGAACGAGCACACCTACCTGGCCTTCATCCGTAAGACGATGGCTGCCGGCTGCGTGGGATACTTCGTGCAGATCACTGGCCGTCGCGTCATCTACTTCGGACGCAACGGCGAATCCCACGTAGAGCATTTTCCTCCGGCTCACTTTTGA
- a CDS encoding MarR family winged helix-turn-helix transcriptional regulator, giving the protein MAVKKSISALEDHAGYWLRYVSNHVSHAFSRKVEACGVTVAEWVLLREMLNAGAANPSQLAEAVGMTRGTVSKLMQRLCHKKLVARSTTDGDQRYQTVELTAAGKRLVPVLAKLADENDREFFSHLKADERTSLISLLRDIVRRQGWKDLPVD; this is encoded by the coding sequence ATGGCGGTAAAGAAGTCGATAAGTGCCTTGGAGGACCACGCGGGATACTGGCTGCGTTACGTCTCGAACCACGTCTCGCATGCCTTCTCGCGCAAGGTTGAGGCTTGCGGTGTTACGGTTGCCGAATGGGTTCTGTTGCGGGAAATGTTGAACGCGGGAGCGGCGAATCCAAGTCAACTTGCCGAGGCGGTGGGGATGACCCGGGGAACTGTTTCCAAGCTGATGCAGCGACTCTGCCACAAAAAGCTTGTAGCGCGATCGACCACGGATGGCGACCAGCGCTATCAAACAGTGGAGCTCACCGCAGCGGGAAAGCGGTTAGTGCCGGTTTTGGCCAAACTTGCCGACGAGAACGATCGAGAATTCTTTAGTCACCTCAAGGCGGACGAGAGAACCTCGCTTATTAGCCTGCTCCGGGACATCGTCCGCCGACAGGGTTGGAAAGACTTGCCAGTCGATTGA
- a CDS encoding YcjF family protein, which translates to MDMLDFGGLAKNALEEALRERGHANVLIAGRTGVGKSTLINSVFQGNLATTGQGRPVTQDTREITKEGIPLSIFDTRGLELSDFSSTKSLKAFITERRRDRDEKKQIHVAWLCIVEDLRRVEQAETDLTAMLAEFMPVVAVITKARADNGFRAEVQRLLPAAKNVVRTRSIPETFDDGHTLPPMGLVDLVQLTMELFPEGQKRAFVAAQKADLALKRQRSHLIVATTASSAAGIGAVPVPFADAAMLVPMQIAMVAGITATYGLSFSDGFLSTLVASMVGGTAATLTGRAIVGGLLKFIPGVGSVVGGAISAATAAAVTSAFGEAYIAALDALFAKHLGEPPSQQEVLEEVRRRFIGK; encoded by the coding sequence ATGGATATGCTCGACTTCGGTGGATTGGCCAAAAATGCCCTGGAAGAAGCGCTGCGTGAGCGGGGGCATGCGAATGTTCTGATTGCCGGGCGAACAGGCGTCGGCAAGAGTACGCTGATTAACAGCGTGTTTCAGGGCAATCTTGCCACCACCGGCCAAGGCAGGCCCGTTACGCAGGACACGCGCGAAATCACCAAAGAGGGAATACCGCTCTCGATCTTCGATACGCGTGGACTGGAGCTGTCGGACTTCTCCAGCACCAAGTCGCTGAAGGCATTCATTACGGAGCGGCGTCGAGATCGCGATGAGAAGAAGCAAATCCATGTCGCGTGGCTTTGTATTGTGGAGGATCTCCGCCGCGTCGAGCAGGCGGAGACAGATCTCACGGCGATGCTCGCCGAGTTCATGCCAGTCGTCGCCGTCATCACCAAGGCCCGGGCGGATAACGGTTTCCGGGCTGAGGTGCAACGACTGCTCCCCGCGGCGAAAAACGTTGTTCGAACTCGCTCCATTCCCGAAACATTTGACGATGGTCACACCTTGCCACCGATGGGACTCGTCGATTTGGTCCAGCTCACGATGGAGTTGTTTCCCGAAGGGCAAAAGCGGGCTTTCGTCGCAGCCCAAAAAGCTGATCTGGCACTCAAGCGGCAACGTTCTCACTTGATCGTGGCGACTACGGCGTCTTCTGCGGCGGGGATTGGCGCAGTACCCGTGCCCTTCGCCGATGCGGCCATGCTTGTGCCAATGCAGATCGCCATGGTGGCCGGCATCACCGCCACCTATGGACTCTCTTTTTCCGATGGCTTTCTCAGCACGCTCGTGGCCAGCATGGTCGGCGGAACGGCAGCCACACTGACGGGGCGGGCAATCGTGGGTGGTCTGTTGAAGTTCATTCCGGGTGTCGGTTCGGTGGTGGGCGGAGCTATCTCGGCAGCTACCGCGGCTGCGGTAACCAGCGCCTTTGGCGAGGCCTACATCGCCGCGCTCGATGCTCTGTTCGCCAAGCACTTGGGCGAACCACCCAGCCAACAAGAAGTTCTGGAAGAGGTTCGGCGGCGCTTTATCGGCAAGTAA
- a CDS encoding Tex family protein, with protein MDEKSFECFDLAQTIREIATALRVYVEQIGAAVELLDEGNTIPFIARYRKEATRGLDEVALRQIEDALARARELAQRKTTILRTIHEQGQLTPELQQQIRSCFDRQLLETLYLPFKPERRTRATTARERGLQPLADLLMRQEKLNLSKAAVLKPYVNLEKGVADEAAALQGACDIVAEQWSQHPPLRQWLIEHASQQGVIASSVKRGKQADASKFEMYFDHREPVKRVPSHRLLAMNRGEAEGLLKVSLQLDDDFVLANIKPELAHNRQFEFYPELLTTVEDCYERLLLPAIESTVFENLKSKADEEAIAVFASNLRELLLAAPAGPQMTIGVDPGFRTGCKLAVVDGTGKFLANTTIYPTPPTSDLAGARKTLLALITKYDAKLIAIGNGTASRETEAFVAGVIKDNGLPITQVKVSESGASIYSASELAAREYPDLDLTVRGAISIAHRLQDPLAELVKIDPKSIGVGQYQHDVNQPLLRKSLDREVESCVNSVGVDVNLASASLLAHVAGIGPKLAEKIVEFRDANGRFETRAELGKVPKLGRKAFEQAAGFLRIRDGHQPLDNSAVHPESYYVVQKMAAKLGVTTKDLVGNIALATRLQAADFVDEKIGLPTVQDILAELAKPGRDPRSEFKVAKFAEGINELKDLKVGMVLEGVITNVTKFGAFVDIGVHQDGLIHVSQLANTFVQDPSEVVAVGDVVRVKVLEVDLDRKRIAVSRKQAM; from the coding sequence ATGGACGAGAAATCATTTGAATGTTTTGACCTGGCTCAGACGATCCGCGAGATTGCGACAGCGCTGCGCGTTTATGTCGAGCAGATCGGTGCGGCAGTAGAACTGCTCGACGAGGGGAACACGATTCCGTTTATCGCCCGCTATCGCAAAGAGGCGACCCGCGGACTCGATGAAGTGGCGTTGCGACAGATCGAAGATGCCCTCGCCAGGGCCCGCGAACTGGCTCAGCGAAAAACAACGATTCTTAGAACGATTCACGAGCAAGGCCAACTCACACCTGAACTGCAACAGCAGATTCGGTCGTGCTTTGACCGGCAACTGCTCGAGACGCTATACCTGCCGTTCAAGCCAGAACGGCGAACCCGGGCGACTACCGCGCGCGAGCGCGGCCTGCAACCGCTGGCCGACTTGCTAATGCGGCAAGAGAAACTGAATCTTTCCAAAGCCGCGGTGCTGAAGCCCTACGTCAATCTGGAAAAAGGGGTCGCCGATGAGGCAGCCGCTTTGCAAGGGGCGTGCGATATTGTCGCGGAGCAATGGTCGCAGCATCCGCCGCTACGTCAGTGGCTGATCGAACATGCCAGCCAACAGGGGGTGATCGCTTCGAGCGTTAAACGCGGCAAGCAAGCGGATGCGAGCAAGTTCGAGATGTATTTCGATCATCGCGAGCCCGTCAAACGCGTTCCTTCGCACCGGCTGCTGGCCATGAATCGCGGCGAGGCAGAAGGTCTGCTCAAAGTGAGCTTGCAGCTAGATGACGATTTCGTGCTGGCAAACATCAAGCCGGAACTAGCTCACAATCGACAATTTGAGTTTTATCCCGAGTTGCTGACGACGGTCGAAGATTGTTATGAACGGCTGCTCCTACCGGCTATCGAATCGACCGTGTTCGAAAACCTGAAAAGTAAAGCCGATGAAGAAGCGATTGCCGTTTTTGCCAGTAATCTGCGCGAGTTACTGCTGGCCGCCCCCGCAGGACCGCAGATGACGATTGGAGTTGACCCTGGTTTTCGCACGGGATGTAAACTCGCGGTCGTCGACGGCACCGGCAAGTTCCTTGCGAACACCACCATCTACCCGACACCGCCGACGAGCGATTTAGCAGGCGCTCGCAAGACGCTGCTGGCACTTATCACCAAGTACGATGCGAAACTGATTGCGATTGGCAATGGGACTGCGTCGCGCGAGACCGAAGCGTTTGTCGCTGGTGTCATTAAAGACAATGGTCTCCCGATCACGCAGGTAAAGGTCAGCGAATCTGGTGCTTCGATTTACTCGGCCAGTGAGCTCGCCGCGCGCGAGTATCCCGATCTTGATCTCACCGTGCGCGGGGCCATCAGCATTGCCCATCGGTTGCAAGATCCCCTCGCCGAGCTCGTGAAGATCGACCCCAAGTCGATTGGCGTCGGGCAGTATCAGCACGATGTGAACCAGCCCCTACTGCGCAAGAGTCTCGATCGCGAAGTCGAGTCGTGTGTGAACTCGGTCGGCGTCGATGTGAACCTGGCGAGTGCGTCGTTGCTCGCGCATGTCGCCGGCATCGGACCCAAGCTGGCAGAGAAAATTGTCGAATTCCGCGATGCCAATGGCCGATTCGAAACGCGCGCAGAGTTGGGCAAGGTTCCCAAGTTGGGGCGCAAGGCCTTCGAGCAGGCGGCCGGCTTTTTGCGGATTCGCGATGGTCATCAGCCGCTCGACAACTCGGCCGTTCATCCGGAAAGTTACTACGTCGTTCAGAAGATGGCGGCCAAGCTGGGCGTTACTACGAAAGATCTGGTCGGCAACATAGCGCTCGCGACTCGCCTGCAAGCTGCGGACTTTGTCGATGAGAAGATCGGCTTGCCGACAGTGCAGGATATTCTTGCCGAGCTTGCGAAGCCTGGCCGCGATCCGCGCAGCGAATTCAAAGTTGCCAAGTTCGCCGAGGGAATCAACGAACTGAAAGATTTGAAAGTCGGCATGGTCTTGGAAGGGGTGATTACCAACGTGACCAAGTTTGGCGCGTTCGTTGATATTGGCGTGCATCAGGATGGGCTCATCCACGTTTCGCAACTTGCCAATACGTTCGTTCAAGACCCCAGCGAAGTCGTTGCCGTCGGCGACGTCGTTCGAGTGAAAGTGCTCGAAGTCGATCTCGACCGCAAGCGGATTGCCGTTTCGCGCAAGCAGGCAATGTGA
- a CDS encoding DUF6585 family protein translates to MQPTTELGKSLSKHISSKGELIRAILWFCGALVLGIGGTLLLLLLNSQGNRGMLLLLGLGATALAVGTTLLWLIPAFRRYGQFVELYERGIVLTRRGQQQSLAFTDVKQVSEDIQSNRQTPGATSNTTIELTPNTGPPIVLAAGSFSDFGILRDAILTGVTKAMIPRLVQILYQGGSERVGLVNLTRDGILLDKTKGGKGLLLNWESLEGVDLDSQTGHVLLQTSIGVIDTQAWMQAIPHWFFLPILAKAMRQRLAMPVPAPAARKASPPKA, encoded by the coding sequence ATGCAACCTACGACCGAGTTAGGAAAGAGCCTGTCCAAACACATCAGCTCCAAGGGAGAGTTGATTCGCGCGATCCTCTGGTTCTGCGGGGCACTAGTCCTGGGGATCGGCGGTACGCTGCTCCTTTTGCTGCTCAACTCCCAAGGGAATCGCGGCATGCTCTTGCTGCTGGGGCTGGGAGCGACCGCGCTTGCCGTGGGAACGACCCTCCTGTGGCTGATCCCGGCGTTTCGTCGTTATGGGCAGTTTGTCGAACTGTACGAGCGGGGGATCGTCCTCACGCGCCGCGGCCAACAGCAGTCGCTGGCCTTTACAGACGTGAAGCAAGTGTCGGAAGACATTCAATCGAACCGCCAAACGCCAGGCGCGACAAGCAATACGACGATCGAACTTACGCCCAACACAGGCCCGCCCATCGTGCTGGCTGCGGGTTCTTTTTCGGACTTTGGCATTCTGCGCGACGCGATCCTGACGGGGGTCACCAAGGCGATGATTCCCCGGCTGGTCCAAATCCTTTATCAAGGGGGGAGCGAACGCGTGGGGCTTGTGAATCTGACGCGCGACGGCATCCTGCTTGATAAAACCAAGGGAGGCAAAGGCCTGCTCTTGAATTGGGAGAGTCTCGAAGGGGTCGATCTCGATTCGCAAACGGGGCATGTACTGTTGCAGACGTCCATCGGCGTGATCGACACCCAGGCTTGGATGCAGGCGATTCCACACTGGTTCTTCTTGCCGATCCTGGCCAAAGCAATGCGGCAGCGACTGGCGATGCCGGTGCCAGCTCCTGCAGCACGTAAGGCGTCGCCGCCGAAGGCCTGA